The DNA region cattgttgcttttgtggttttattggcggaaaattgagtcagaaacttagtggacagatcagtgaaattatcaatggagaagggcggttgtcgaatgaaccactgcatcgccatgcccttgaacgtggaaggcaataatcgacattttaccgcatccgacgccccgccgatcaccattttagtattgaagtatctaagatgctccataggatcagattcgcccgaaaaggcgtctaatgccatggtttgcaggtgctttggaatgtccaccctagtgatggctggaacaaaaggttggaattcaactacatcctccgcctccaggcgttgttcttgcttaaaattctgccgctgagtaagatactcaacttgggcttgcaactgctcgttttgggactgcaccttctgcaaggtatctaacatttgttgcaaagccgcaggcgtgatacctgtcactgcctcttgcgctctccgtggagcagttgttttaagatcttccaagttcacgtaatcaggcggcgttgaacgccgccgaacacctggatctgatttagcgatcagatctgaaggtcttcccggagctgcattcaccaatgacgccggcgacggcgccactgagtggaccccctccgaggaagcttcctgctcttggtcgtccagtacgggacggttgttgtttcgtccgccggcgcgaccgccgtgtcgaccaccaccgcgccggcgatgatcgcgccgacctacgccgtatgaacgagtctccatggctcgcgattcctccttctgtcaccggaagagctgagtcttccccacagacggcgccaatgttctgtactagggcaagcttatgtaagagaaagacaaaaagtaaaccctagcagagcactaaaatagcaaaactaccataaaaggaatattctcattaatgctgaaaaagttggtttcgtacaagtggatgacctccccttttatagagggggtggtcatgatatggatctttcctatatttgggcctgacaatcagggcccaaatccccgtacatataagacaaatccaaaggaatcttccagctggcttgtgggtccatcacctaagggagggcaatgaagctcgtcatgttgcctttcccgccttggctatcgtcaatggtttgttgttcattttgggcgggacataatcttctttatgtcccgcccagtccaagtAGTATATTAATAAATGTATAGTACACAACAGTATTAACAATATatgtatttacttttaaaaaacaatatacGTATTTGCtccataaaaaatcaatatacgTATTTCCAAAAAAATAGACCTAAACCTTTgatagaaaaatatatttatatttataaattaataaataaatatattagaaACACAAAAATCGTTAATATCATTAAATACATATTgtaaaaatttatttacaaaTTGCTCAGTAATGAATAGACAAAAATATTATCCTAAAAAAAGATACAAAAATATTATCATAATccaaaaaatattgaaatttatataaattattcattatatatattattatattcaaattattttatGAATATTTTAGAAATATTTGAATCATCTAATATGCATAAAAGATCATGCAAAACGAAAATAATGAtgatttcatttaaattaatattaatttgtacaaaaaataaaagatacaaTTTGAGATTATCATCTaatatacatataaaaaaaGCCTACAAAGAGAAAATAATCATATGATCGTATATGTATCTAGAAATTCATTCTCTAAtatcaatttaaaatttaaattgagtacatgtttgaaaatcattatttctttctttaatactagtgttttttacccgcgcgttgcacgggaaatatgtctattttATTTGatgcattaattaatactttgattattaaaaatatattaaacaacgaatgaaatagaaaagtcagaattgatgagtaaagtggacataaagacttctcttctaagcccgattgagaccaagaggaactcgtttcacattctttgtaaatatgaagacgataacacaaatcatagatataaggaattatcaacatattaatcttaaaaaaaattaatgtgatagtagcacaaatcaggattgtgtaagatatatcataaagtataacattattgtgtttatttcaactaagtagggatgacaatgggtaggtactatagtaccatctccatacccgcgtttttaaaaattacatgtactcgtctccatactcacgtgggtagcaactcgaagctctccacctttagacaattcaatgtcattataggaagctatccatctttgccaaaatctaaatctatggatgacaatgggtctcaaaatcatagggtacccgcaaaaaatatccactatgagtagggtaaaaaaccgctaaatgggtatgaggttgagtatagataattacccgcaaaaaatatagggtatgagtgcgggtatgggtactatagtacccaactggcccatatccgcacacacatgttattattattattattattattattattattattattattattattattattatttgggaatatattaacaaattaacttaagctatagctttcaaactcactcttttttaaaaaaaaaaagtttgggatatattaattaatactctaaaaataaataataaataaattaagataaaatcaagaaataaaccacctaaatccatcaaatctaaaatttaaaaatgtattttttctctaaaaataaatcaaaaataaattaagataaaatcaagaaataaacaacataaatcctaatcaaatctaaaattttgaaatgtatttttttatgagaattaatctgagaatgacacgtgttattttttttttccaattagtgaatattctgcaccctagaagattttctttttctcaatccttttgcttttgattaagaaaataaaagcaggaatccttaaagcatatgacatcttacaattagttgaagaacaaaatcaattcatgaagaagattgaaacagaaacccaaaatgaagtcttgaagaacaaaataccctctttcaccaatttgaaaggactgtggtgaaagaattgtatttagtgtatttgtgaatcttggggtggagctcttgtgaaacaaaaaatcaaaggaacatttcagtcaagagaaacaaaaaatgatgtattgccccatatgtgcgcaccccagcaaattatctatatatgtaagaaaaaaacaaaataattctctcacccaaaataattgtggttacttcaccaataaacttatactaacaatcaatttaaattgaacttaaggaaatatatagagtaaagtaagataagtcacccaattggcatactaaaacatgagtatatgcaaaactaatgagtttgaggaaaacatgaaccaaccttaagaatgagctaaccatactcatgaagattaaatgtgagctcttcatatgctttcatcaatttgactgacctgtgcatcattaaaaaaaaaaattagtaagttgtgcatcattcacatacagtgcaaatagtatgcttatacacacagctcaaacatgatgaataaaaacgtgcaaaatttgagaaatgaatataaattcgggctatcctaagtttcgtaaatttctataaattataccaaaatctggtttagtaTGGCTTCGaacgcatggatttctacaaactatactaaaatctggtttaaaaaaatacaaaagcggaagtagaacaatagaaaaaacattacgtcttcaacaatgattcgttaaagggtctatgcaaaaatttgtaaacttttggatcaaaacacacaaaatatgtgaaatttaagaatccaggattgaattacgaacaaaggataaactgaaatagcacaaaccatcaatcacaacatgataaattcttcttcacgtaacatcatcttacggcatacctctgtcgtgatcgcgacatgtggcagaggtagaaatagcagctatcaaatctctgtgtgtccatggtagctttgtggatcctcagcaccaaatcaactcccttttcttagaattagcattaaataaataataagataaattaagataaaatcaagaaataaacaacctaaatcataatcaaatctaaactttaaaaaggtactaaataaagatagataaaaactaccaaaatctagcaaatcacaataaaaaactcataaaatcctgaattaaataaaaatatgaaaattcaataaaaataccataaaaattcatttttactctaaatgtaactcaaaaataaaataaaatatttcatgaaattaaaattaaataaataataaataaggatagataaaaactatcaaaatcacaataaaaattaCACGAAAACTGTTTACACGAAGGGATAGATAAATAAAACTATCTGATAGAtagataaaatatttcatgaaattaaaatttttatctatccttatttattaaaCTATCTGTTTATTATTCGTATAATACTCAATTCAATATCTGTTTTGGAATTAGGAAACACGTGTCAACAAAATATAGGTTAtctaattcttttctaatatatattaatatatagaggaggagatgactgatgcaatatcttagataattaggaaaaatcttttaaattttaatggattataatctcagcattacatttttttttatattatggaTCGTGAGAAataataaaaggagaaatcacgggattcctgtaaatatgtagtaaattaggcttgagacttttcctaatttaaagagataataagaacggtttcaagatttgttttgaaaataaatttagtaatgagcaatctaggtaaatcttagataattatggcaaatcttttaaaattcggtttcaagataaaataacacaacataagaaaatctatcaaatggaatgacacatgaattttttttttatgagaattaacttgATAATGACACGTGagatttttttagagtattaattaatttaagataaaaataaacaaccttaatcttaattattttatactctaaaaataactctaaaataaaataaaatatttcctgaaattaacattaaataaataataagataaattaagataaaattaagaaataaaaaacctaaatcctaatcaaatctaaaatttaaaaaggtaataaataaaaatagataaaaactacaaaaatctagcgcaaatcataataaaaactcataaaatcctgaattaattaaaaatcggAATAtgcaataaaaataccataaaaattaattaatactctaaaaataaatattaagataaattaagataaaatcatgaaataaacaacataaatcctaatcaaatctaaaatttaaaaaggtactgaataaatatagataaaaactatcaaaatctagcaaataacaataaaaactcataaaatcatgaattaattaaaaatccgaaaattcaataaaaataccataaaaattaattaatactctaaaaataaatcaaaaataaattaagataaaattaagaaataaacaacataaatcctaatcaaatctaaaatttaaaaaaatatttttttatgagaattaacctgagaatgacacgtgtaatattttttataagaattaacgtgagaatgacacgtcactaagaattaacgtgagaatgacacgtcactaaatcagtctgatagaagttcttcttttctaatatatattgatattgatattgatattgatattgatattgatattgattgattggttGATTGATTACACGATTGACTTatgtataatttaaaaattacatatatatgaaaactaatttattcATTACAAAATTTTAACATAAAATTTCGTGCAGCACACAGGTTATCGCACTAGTACCATAATAAGAATAAATTAATGAAGAGAATTAGTGATTTCATTAAGTTGAAAATGCATAGTAAAGTGTTTCTATATATACACAAGAGGATTAAATAACTAACCAGTCTAACTATTCCAGCTGTCATCTAACTACCCTCTAACGACCTTCTAACCATCATAACAAACTTCTTACTTCCTAAATACTACAGTTGTAATAAACTTTCTACTAACTTATAAGCTCTCATATATCTTTTCAACTTGCGGTTAAAATATCAGctcatttaaaatttgaaagtctgcataatctttttttttaacataaagTGTGCATAGTGTAAATTAATATCATATAATTCACTAGTTTGGCTTATTGAtctataaaattttaataaataaaaaaattgagaaaactttattattttattattattattattattattattattattttttttttttttttatttattattattattattattattattattattaagttATATGCTAACTTCAAATTATCATAGAAAGTCAGATTAAGATATAAGAAGACAAATAATTTCAGCCTTATGATATTATTATTCACACTGAGATTGTGTACTTTCAGTCCAAGAAAACCCTACCCTGCATTTTAGGGGTTTGTATTGGTGGTGTCACCAAGGCCCTTCCCTCCTTGAGTGGCATACATAGCTAAATGCCCCACAGGAGGGACCAACCAACTGTGAGCAAATGGAAGTTAGCTGACTGACCCCTTCCCACTAGGGGCATGAGGGAATGCAACATGGGTACTTTCTCCCATTTCTCATAGCTAAAGCCAAAAACAGAAGGCACCAATTATATCTTGCACAACCTTCTGTTTATTACTGTTATTTTACATCTATTTTCTCATGCGCCCTGCTATAACTAGTTACTGTATAAATGCAAGCAAAACTTTTCATATCATTCAATATTTCTTTACACTGATAACTCTGCTTGTGAGACAACTCTAGATTAGTATTTGCTTTTGTCATGAACTATTATTGTATGATCTTATCCTCCTATTTATCTCTTTCTCCAGCTCTTCTAGACCTCCCACCTCTTCAAGTTCCTGCGCGCCATATTGATCACCCAACAATTATTATAGCACCACAATAAAACTAAAGCGTCCAACTaacacataaaaataatatgGAAGACATGAGCTCATCAATTCAGTGCATGGTTGGATCAGCATCACTATTGACTAAAGTGTGAATTGAATGTGAAGTAATTTATGTATGATACATTTATGAAAATGTGATTtttgttgatgatattgtgaaAATTAGTTGTAAAATCTCACAATTGATTATGTTCAATGTAAAACTATTCTCTCTAATTTCTACCAGAATTAACTTTACCTTTGAAATCAATTTTCTAAAATAACTCTGAAACGTTGATATTTTcattcataattgattttactcTACATGAATTGAGTGTGGATTCTCAACGAGGAACGGAACACACTCTAATAGCTTAATTGTGTACatcaacttcttttttctcAGAATTAACTCCAGTACCTAAAAGCTCCTCGCATAAACTGTCCATAACGTGTTTAAATATGCTTCTCTTTATCAGAATCAACAGTAAGAACAAAAGCTAATCACAATAGCTTCTACCCAAAAAATTGACTCCAGCTTCAAAATTGATAAAAgggttttcaaacatgcactctATTCTTTCATAATTCATTTTAACAtgtaaaaaaaactttgaaAGTAGTTTTCTGAAGTCAAAATTCATTATAGGTGAAGCAAATTAATCCAAACATACTATAAATTTTAACAAATAAATATACATATATTTAACTGAAGAATTTGGCTCTTACCTTTGGTCCCAAAAACAGCCCATATGGCACCCCACTGAACTTGTCTGAATGGTGAAGCTGAAATAACGACAAGAAAATCATGGGTATCAGATAGCCCCAAacttagacaaaaaaaaaaaaatatatatatatatatatatatatatctttttgaCATgctaatgaaaatgaaaattatatcATAATAAAAATGTTAAAACCATAGTGATAATTACTTTGTGAGCAGCAGCTACCCTTCTGAAGTAGGGCACATCGGCAATGGGGCCCACTGGGAATCTCCTATGAACCAAACCATCATGAACAAACATGTAGGCCATCCCAAAGACAGTAATTCCAAGACCCTGCTCTCATAGAAGGTGTCACAGTAAAAGTTAATGTTCAGTTGCTTTACCATGAAGTAGTTATTTTTCATTGGTTACACTCTACAGTGATATAGCTCCcaagaaagagtgagagagagaacaaaacaaaaggttttgaaaGATACACGTACCGCACCGAAGCAGAGGCCAGGGACTAGTCCTTTGTGAAAGAAACCATAGGATAGGAGAGCGATGGCAGGGACAGCGTTGATTATTGCAAAAACATCGTTCATCTCGAAGGGTCCTTCTCTTGGTTTATGGTGGGACTGTAAAATTGAAGCAAAATTAAGTAAAATTCATGTTTTGAGTTGCTATCAAATACTAATAGTTTATTGTGATTGGTTGCTGAGAAATTGCAAGGTCAAATCAAAATTGaagaattttcctttttttggtCTTGGACTATGTGGTGTTTAGAGGGGAAAAGAAAAATCACCATTGAAAACCAACAAGGTTTGAATTTTTATGCTTATGTGCTTCTTGAATTTGCTACAAATTGACTGAAAAGATGAAGGGGAGATAAAAAAACAAGGGGGAAAGAGTTGGAAGCATATAATTATACCTCATGCATGTGCCACAAGGAAGCATGCCAAAGAGCCTTGTGAGCCCATCTAGCCCAAAACTCCATACCCACCTGAAAAAAATCAGATGAATTTTATCACCCAAAATTAAATGAACCCCAGATGAATTTTATAGCAAATAAGGCACCCATCCTGAAGTTCATTTTTGGTTTTGTCTTGGAAATCCCCTAAACTTATGGTTTTAccaaaagttttaatttttgggAGATCTCCAACAAAAGGAAACATACAAAAAGTTCCAAAACTGAATTGGGATCAGAAATGATAAAAtactaaataaattaatagGACTTACAGCAGCACCCACTGATAGAGCAAATGTACCAAACATTTCAGACCAAGAAACTTCTCCACCCTGCACCAAATAAAcccaattttttatttcaaaattatcAACCCAtcccaatgaaaaaaaaaaaccaaagacACCACTAACCTCCATTTGCCATGAGAATCTATAATAAACAGCCAAAACCGCCATGGATGTGATTCCAAAGCTAGACATCACAGCTGCAACGAGATACGTGAACCTCTCTGATTTCTTCCTAGCCAATTTCTCCGCCAATTTCGCAGACACGACTTGAGTAGGAGAAGGTCTTTGTTCTTGTCCTTGTTCTACCGCATCGGTTTCCATGGGGGTGCTGCGTTTTGGATCCTCCATGAGGACACAGACGGTGAAGCTCGTAGTCATTCTTCGGGTGCGAGGGGTTGAGCTGTGATGGAAACATCGcaagggggaggaggagaaggagagtGCTGGAGGTGGGTTGAGGAGGAGGGGGAACGACGGTGGTTGATGGTGGCGGCGGAAGAGGGGCTTCACGGTTATGGTGGCGGAGAGTCCTGCCGCCATAGCCGGAGCTTGGTTtggaagaagctgaagattgcACAGAAGGTGTTTGTGTTTATCTCTGAATGAAGGTGTGGAGTGAAGGTTTAAAAAGGGGGGAAAACAGAGACCACAGCTTTCTTTGctgtgaatggaactttgtaaTGAAAGTGCTTGTGTGGGGCCAATCAAGGAATTAGTTGGTATACAAAATTGTTTTAAATGTATAATTGATGGGCTATTAAATAactataatatttaatatttgacTGTTAGAAATTTCACTTATGTTAAGTTATTGATCTATCAAGGACTATGATAATTTAATCTAAGTTTTTGTCCGAGTTATTTAAATAACTTCTTCTTTTAATACATcgaaaaagataaattacatccTCTAAAGTTTAATTCATGGACTTTCTCATTCCCAACTCATATATCACTTATTACTTGAACTATCTTTCGAGGACATTTTGATAACTTCTTTGATATTAGTTTTTAATAATCAACAtgatttaaaattatttcaaacaaacaaaacttaatttaaaatttgtaaTTTTAGGAACTAATATGATGTGATCATTGTGTATATTTTCTTAATAACTGAATTGATTGCCTTtacttttataaatttttagaTAAAATTCACTTTTTTGGAAGTTAAAATATTGTCCTGAAGCGAGACTCAAGGGGTTGAAACAGCGGTAGTCAGTGATGCTGAGTCAACCAAGAGAGAGTTGATGGTGTTGTCGGTGGAATTGTCGGAGTGATATGGCATTTTGACTAGGGCGAGGAGTGTTATTATGATGAGGAAACGTTTAGGCATGGTTTACGGCTGTACTGATGATGTTGTCATCGTTCAGGTTGCTGATCAGATCAATGGTTGCAGTTCTCCTTAGGATAGCTTGGGGTTTGGGTGTTCCTTCGGTTTTTCGGGGTCTTAAAGGATGTTTGCTTGACTTTGGGCGTTTCTGGCTTTTTTTGGATCCTTTCTGAGTTTGCTGTTCTTTCTTTTTGGATTGGGTTGTTTCCGACGTTGCTGGTTTTTTGAACCCGTTTTGAGGTGGGTTGTACATCATGACATTCACCTCATTTATATAACTATGctttaggaaaaaaaattgcCCACTCCAATGCTTGCAGTTCTCCTtatgttgtttttttctttgattttggaGATAGAAAAATCAGGGCTTCAATGTGGTtgtggatgaagatgatgaagaagaattggAGAAGAACAAGAGGAATGATGATGAATAAGTATATAAATAAAACTCCAGTCATGATTTAACTAATAGATTGTGTAGCTCAACTGATAAAGTGGGTGTTTTGTTAGTTCAAAGTTCTGAGTTCGAATTCCTCAACCCTTTTTCAAGTTCAATATTTTGTTTAATAATGTGTCACGCCACGTAGGATGTTGAAGTGAAATTTAACAACGTACGTCGTCCATTTTTTAACATCAGagtgacggaggggcattcgtTGCACTTTTGAGAAACATGGAGAGTACAAACATATACAAAAAAAGAGTATGGACgacatttgcacaaacttgataCATTAGGGGCttgaaatgcttttaagcctaaaTTCTTTTATTGCATGCTCTATAACATCAAGTACAAACACAACAGATTATTCCATCCCTATAGGAAATAGAGCGTGAGCTTGATTCCTTGAGCAAGAAAATATTTAatccatcgccaccaccacaccttcaccaccaccctccatctccaccgccaccactaaCGCTGCCTCCACCACCAACCTCAACCACTGCCGCAGCCGCCATTTCTATCACCACTATCaccgccatcaccaccaccagtATCTTTGTCACattccaacaccaccaccatctgAACCGCCGCTTTTACCACCACCCTACAACATTGCTACAACCACAATGCTCTCCACCAACACCATCTGCCACCATTACTACGACCATTAATACTGCTTCCATCACTCTCCACCGCCATCGTCAACGTCACCACCACTACCTATCGCCACAACCCACCACCACTATCGCCACAATCACTTTCCTCCATCGCTACCACCACTGTCACCTCTATATccaccgccacaaccaccatcgtCATCACCGCTACTACGTAATGTTGTCATGGTGACGCCACCTcgaccaccaccatcatcttcatcacccaCTAATATTATCATCTTCTTTATActatttatcattatttaatatgTCACGAAATATATGATTATGTTactttaaataaaatgataagTTATACAATGTATGGCAAATTGTTATattgtattaattttttatgaggCTTTATATTATCTGATTTGATACATTCTAGTTTTATATTATTAGGCTTTATTTTATAAAACATACCAAATGGACTTTAGAGATcgatgtatattttttttcttttgaatttaataGATATGTATTgtagtgtaaaatagttttacacggAGGTAACCAATCATAACATGTCACGTATGAGAAATaataacttttattttaaattttaattataacaaatatattttttatgatgTGACGGAATTCACATTCCTTTAATTCTTTCCTTTTTGAATTATAAACTTATCTTGACTCTTCAATTGTGGAGGGGCGGTGAGTGGAGCAGTGTATCCGGTCAGATTCACAAGTAGGACCTTCCCGGTTATGTTATGTCATGACATTCTTTTGTGAGCCAATTATTCAATGCACAAGATATTGCAAGAAACCTGGAAGAAAGGAAAATGACCATTTTCAACGACACAATAATCTCTTAAGCTATTGTTTAGATTGATGATATATAATGAAGAGAAACGAAATAAAGCATAATGTAACTTAATCAAATGAAGTGGAAGGAAATTAAAAAagtatttttccttttttctgaatattttaggatttttttaAAGCTACTATTTTATGATTGAAATAGAATAAATTTATCATGTCATTAGTTGGACAATTGATGGGACataatgaataatttttttatttctatgtttccattattataaaaatattaatttgcaTTACAGATAGTTTTTTATAGGCATTTGCATTACAATTAGTAATAAACCATATATATCTTAAGTTTAGCATGTTATTTCAGCCagcttataacttatttgaACTAGcttgaaaataatttaaaagtGTTTAATAAATGAGTTTATTTCAATCGCTTAAAGCTTTTATATATGTAGCTTTATAGCTTAttgaatttattctcatttttatccttaccattataataaaattctatcattaattttttttatatctataAAAACACTAGatccttattttttattttgaaataattactaTTGAAGcgttaatttaaaatttttaatttttttaatttagaaaattataagcttactttattaaattataatataataatatttgttttattcaatttaaattaataaacatATGAAAAGTAAAATTAAGTTAAGAATTagtatgtaccaaaaaaattagaattattattataattataagaTGATAGATAATTTGAATTAAAtagaaatatttaaaatggtaattattttaatatttttttttgttacaagaggaaaggtcattattttaatattttaataccATGTATGTATTGATTtgtaaataaaaacataaaaaaattatacaagatGTCATTAAACAATTTCAACTTGTCCAAGTTTTACCAAAAACTCTTTTTTTTCGATCAAGTAGTTTTTCAGCTATCAACTTTTAGTTGTCAGCTTTTAGCTTTCAGTTAGCTTTTAAGCTTTCAACTAGCTTTTAAGAACTAATTTTTATGCTTTCAACTAGCTAATCAGCTAGGCATGTTAAAtatagcaaaaaaaaattatcttcaaGTCAATAATTTATTTCATTCTATATGTGTATGGTCATAAAACATTGGattcattaattttatttttattttagaggATAAAAAAATTAGGAATTACTTACAAACTTTTAGATTTTCAAAAATTGTTTAGTTTGGGTTTACCTTTGTCTCTCTTAACATAAAATTTTAACTGCTTCATCATTGGATATGTATGTATGTACACTCACCTCATTGACTTAGTGTGTATTTTAGATACACTTTTTCTTAATCAAACCAATATGT from Lotus japonicus ecotype B-129 chromosome 2, LjGifu_v1.2 includes:
- the LOC130738106 gene encoding beta-carotene hydroxylase 2, chloroplastic; translation: MAAGLSATITVKPLFRRHHQPPSFPLLLNPPPALSFSSSPLRCFHHSSTPRTRRMTTSFTVCVLMEDPKRSTPMETDAVEQGQEQRPSPTQVVSAKLAEKLARKKSERFTYLVAAVMSSFGITSMAVLAVYYRFSWQMEGGEVSWSEMFGTFALSVGAAVGMEFWARWAHKALWHASLWHMHESHHKPREGPFEMNDVFAIINAVPAIALLSYGFFHKGLVPGLCFGAGLGITVFGMAYMFVHDGLVHRRFPVGPIADVPYFRRVAAAHKLHHSDKFSGVPYGLFLGPKELEEVGGLEELEKEINRRIRSYNNSS